The genomic interval AAATGGAAATGTGTATAAAAAGGTTTTACAAGGGTAAAACAACACAATTTTAGACATAGATTTCAGCAAtgttacagtctatggtcttaACAGCTTCAAACTGGaaagaataaataataaaaaaaatcttgaatttcccgtagggatcaataaagtatctatctatctatctatctatctatctatctatctatctagaataTGCCCAGTAAGGTGCATTCTGTCTATAGCATTTCCAACTTCACTGATTGACTTCCTTGATGGTACTTAGATTCGTAGGCACTAACAAGTACACAAATTGTGTCTGAAGCATACAAAATCAACCTACTGGGTGTCATCAACATCGAGTTCCATTGTGGATCTGAAATATAGAGACAATTTAGTTCTTACAGAACTGTCCTAGGTTGAATGTTTTGAATATATTTATACcaatcaaaagtttggggtcactacaatttccattatagacagattaccagctgagatcagttgcattgtttttttttttttttttttaatcagggcagcagttttcagattacattatgtgcttaattgcaaaagggttttccagtgttttctcagttagccttttaaaatgatatcagattagtaaacagaatgtgcctttggaacattggatgaatggttgctgataataggcaatgtagatattgcattaaagatcagccatttctttctacagcAGTCTAGAACCCTTTCACAATTATCAAACTATCAATGGTGCACAAACGTGAAATTCAGTCACATACTTTGGGTTACCCTGTCATATCCTGCAGCTGAAATAAAGAAAAGACCAAATTCACAAAAAATATAGATTATTAGAACAATTTTACTGTGATGAGAGAATTGAAATGTCAAATATATGATTCTCAAAAAGGAATATGTATATTGCTTAACTCTTAAATGGGGAGAGACAGGGAACAATTTTCAGTTGGCTAAAAGAAAACTATGCATAAAGTACAACTATCAACCAACCAAAATACCAATGACATCACATGACAACATTATGGGGTAAATGCTGTTTTGACATTTTCATAGTAGAACAAAACTTTACAGTGAACAGCCTGAACTGATAGTGATAACACCACTAGTTCATTCACTTAATCACAGATAATCAAGATGAATTTAAAAATGCCTTTCAAGCTACCTAATGAACAAACTTTGACATTGCAAATTAATCAGAAAAGCAGACATAGCTTTCTGACTGAAATTACTACCTACCGGTTTCAGCCCAAATCAACAGTAAACAAGTGGCATAAatcttcattctttctttctgtacGTATGAATGTAAAAACATAGATCCCTCCGTCTCACCACTCTATCCAGccagaagaaaaaagagaccTGAAAGTATGCAGTGCTTGTGAATTCTCAGTGTAACAAACATTTTCAGAGTGCTTCCTCTTTCACTTCTCTCACATTACCTTCCATACTTCTTCATACTCTACTTCTCGGGTTCTGTAGTGTTTTGTAGTTGCCGATATAGCTTTATACACTGTCAGAGTGAGTTGTAACAAATCCACAAACTAAAGATTTGTCACTTTTAAAATGAAGGAGAAGCTGAAACAATGAGCAATGAATTGTTATGGATATTGTTTTCCACTTGTATTTAAATATGTTATGCTACCCCTTTATGAAACAAACAAGTTGTAGGCTGGGTTGGGGGTTGGTCTGATAGACGGGCCAATGATGAGGGACTGacaagtttttttaaaaaaagagcgCCACAGGTAGAGGAGGAAGGTGGGAGAAAATTGAGACAGGTTACCTGGAAAGACGCTGTTATTTTTTTCCCAATTGTATTTTTgggattattatttttgttggACAACAGGGACTGTTTTTGGAGCGCAAGCAAAACCGTGATCGTCTTTTTTCACTTTATATGGATTAAACGCATCTGACTGGGCATTTTCCTGAATATCATAAACTTCTCCTCAAACAAGTCTGCGGTGAGGCAAagactttctttttttctttatttctgaaGCAGACGGATGCCTCACACGGACTGAAGTTGTAAGAGACTGATTATTTTTTGTTCCTCGTTGAACTGGGCCTAAATTGTTTGCTGTGATTGTTTTTTTGGGATGCAGGAAAGAAGCCGGctgtgggaggggagggtggtTTAAAAGCTGTTTTTGACTGAAAAGGGGGATTATTTGTTAACTGTTTATAGTGATAATACACGGTGAACGAAAATATTGAGGTATTGGTATTCATTCAACCATTGATTAAGAAGTGCTGGGTGTTTGTTGCGCCACCTTGCGCATCATATTGATAAAGGAACCGCGAATCCGATTGAGCGTTATGTAATAAAACTTATCATAAAGGACGAGGGGAACATTACAGAGTATGCATATAGTATATAGAGTCAGAACACTGAAAAGGGACagtctgttttgctttgttgtgTTCTGTTTGTAAACTTTCTGTTTTGTTCTCCCTTCTAATCCCAGATTGGATGACCTGTGCTTGCTTTGACTTTTTGGGCTTGTGATTGAGAGCAATACATCCCGGTGGAAATAATTTTTCACCGGATAGGTTAGGCATGAACTTCTGACGGATAGGTTAGGCATGGTGACATAGCATTTGAATGCACCTGTCTGAAACTTTCACTGTCCACCTGTTTCAGACAATGGGAGctggtgaccttctcaaagtggtaacactaaaacaaggggctacattagAATTTTTGGAGGAGGAGATCAGGCAGTCTACAGAGAGACCTGCCCCACACACTATGATCcaaaaacatacagccaaacaaggcaagaaatggttaaccgagaacaatatcaacattttagagtgacagagccagagtccagacctcaatccatcaaaaaagtgtgcacaaggccagagtgatggcaaataataatTTCTGACGCAAAACCCGGATTGCTGTTAAGGATTGCTTGtctcacaagcaaacacacacacgaatagacacataaaacacacacacacactcacaagcgaaaacacacacacagagaagcatacacaaaagcagtgcacacacgcacacactcatttacatacacaaaagttgcaagagtaggaggTGGAGACAAAACATCCGGTAAGAAGCGCAAACAAGTGAACACTACTGTATGTAACCCCTGTACAATGCGTGACCTGCGATCACCGTGTAAACCCCTGAACTTTGTGTAAACTTAAGGTGAAAAGTTTATACCCTTGGCAGCAACAGTGCTGACTCGCAAAAGAAATGACCGAACAACAATCCATTCATAGCAGCATCTGTAGGTTTGGGGTAGCCAAGTGTTGTGTCAGCATTTAGAAAGGGTATAAATAGACTATTGTTCGTGAATGCCTTCTCGAGATACACTCTGGGTTTATTGCTGTTGGTATAGCTACAATTTCACAATACTTACCGACATAACAATGTGTCAGCTCAATGTGGAGTCTTTTGGTGGTAGAAGATTTAGCTCATGACTTCAACAAAAAAATTCACAGATAAAACttggcttatgtgtgtgtggtgtgtgtgtttactcatgTGATAATACATTTTCACTTCTCATTTGGCAAAACAGACACTTATTGTTCAATCACCACGCCTTTGTGGTTGTAAATGAGAAGAATGTGAAAAGTTCAACATGTAACTAATATTCTATGAACATGTCAGAAACCCTACTTTCTCCTGCATAAAAGTGATTGGGTAAGACTTTCTAGGAACCCAGTATTCattaaggggcagccgtggcctactggttagtgcttcggacttgtaagtggagggttgccggttcgaccaGTAAGACCTCACTTCTCCCTGAgcaccgttgtagcaggcagctaactgcgcagggattagtgtgtgctttaactcactgtgtgttcactgtaatcaatacataaataaactgaTTAGATACAATCTAGACAGAAGAACCTCGGAAAACCTGAAAgcatgagagagtgagtgacgaAAAGGGGAAGGAATGACAGAGacgaagagggagaaagaataGAAGAGCAGGGGACCCAAGGACCCCCAGACTCAGGAGAGCAGTAGGCCAGCAGGACAAGAGGAGCAGGTGGAGCACTCTCAGGTGTTTGGTTTTATACCCTATAGCCCATTCATGCATTTGGCACTAGGCAATCCCTTGAGGCCCTAACACTCTACCCCCATTaatctagcctggaaaatccagaccctgataatgtagaaagattaagggtctggcaaagagcaatgtaatagcccaactcgaggggcggcaacaagcatgcatttaaaaatctcactgcacgcaattggataacactagatcatgtttactctgaatgatttcggacttcaacgcaatcggataacactacgaccaatgtgtactgtcctccaacgttgcagcgctgtcttcatcagtttagccgGTTTCCCGAAATGCAGggggaaaaagtaacgtgcatcattgctctttgccagagtgtctcgcgagaactctggatttccagggtaccatTAATCCAGGCCCAGCAGAGATGACATGGAACTAATTGGGCTATAAAACTACGACACATATTTCAGACATATTTCAGCCCACATAACACGGATCAATTAGAGACCaaacacaaatattttacaTGAATACTGAATCAGATGATCAAAGGATGCAGGAGGTATAATTAGCAGCTCTATGGTCGGGCTTTGGGTGCCGGATATACTGTAATCAGTGCATGGATGCAAACAGTTCAACTTGGGAAGCTGTGGTGTGACTTGCCTTTTGGCCCCCCGAGCAAATAATGCCATTATCTACTCATCTGGATAATCATTCTCAGAGTGGATTTTGTCTTGCACCCATATATAAACCATACCACCATACCATTGTCTGTGATGGTGccttatgtgtgtttattgttgctcTAATTTGAATAGTTCTTCTACTGTAGATAgatggcttcaaactcattttgatgctacaCTGACTTATAATATAGAGAATGTCATCTCTGACACTGCTGATGCACGCCCCAAATGACTTGTATTACACTAACGTTGTTCTAGAAACATATTTCTGTCAAGACGCAATATGACATTGGGGTATAAATACCTATTCTTCTATTGTGTTGTTTTATTGTCTACCCTTATGTCCTTATGGAAAAATTCTAGAACTGACATGATTAACAGGGATTTGCATAATCATAACCTGAAATCCAATTGTTCAAAGACAAGTAAGTGTCTTTCATTTCTAATGTGCTATTTTAGATGTTTTAAACACAGGCTGTCTCCATGCCCGTTAAAAACTCCCATTCTTAAAACATAAGAGTGAAGTGTTGACACAGGATATGTAAGCTGCAATGGGCCTGCTTTTCCTTCTGCTTTGAACATGGCATGTTGCTTCATCTGTTCTTTGTCAAAAGATTAAAATCTCTCCACAATCAGAGTCTGCAAAAAAATCTGCAGCTGTTACATTCGTTGGAGCACTGCTATATGTGAGTACACCCAATTTTGATTTATCTGTATTTAgtgatgtcattaaacataTCAGCACTCAATTGAGGACTTCCATTTTCTGTATGTATATTCCTCTCATATATTGTGCAAAGATGAGTAAGGATTGGTCACTTTAAGTAAGCTCCAGGCAAGGggattaaagggacaccaggcaagcctgatgctttttctctacgaaactccccctcgctcggtctgaagctcttttccttttctttgcatcttccgtcaagggttttcgctgcttcttcgccggttctgccattatacacatgtttgcaacaatcgctagtgtttcgttagcctgcctctgtgctgtggatgcaggatgtaaactgaaactgcttcggtcggcgggtacgattcactgaacttgcaagcgggattttcttcctacaggcagtaggggcgggcgagagagtcttcattcaccctgtgatgagtcatttaaccatataccgacttacgaagatgagtaattaacacaaaaacgttgcctggtgtccctttaaaatcgATGCCTATAAAAGGGTTTCCCATTTAATCATAAGGGCGCCTCTTGTGTACTGCATATGTTCATGACCTGTGGAGCAATCTAACAATCACACAGAGATCAGTTAAAACATTTTCCTCCCATTTGAAATAAATGTGTCTCTGAAGATGTTATTGTCATTTTTCAGTTTAGTCTTTGACAGCAAAGTTGCTCTAATAAAACATGGCAGAGCTAGCAGGAACACAGAGTGTGGATGTGACCATCAATTACTTGAAGACACGTAAAGGAATGACTATGGCAGGTGAAATAGTAAGTCCAAAAGCCTTTAAAAACAACAGTAGGGCATACTTTATGGAGAACTTTTCCGTTTTAACTTGGATAACCAACTTAATCATTGACAGTTAGATTACTCACTGTTAGTTTAATTCCCAACGAAGCCATACAGCTTTGTTTCTTGACATTGCACAGAACTGTCACAATGATGGTGATACAaaatattatttgtttttaaatattcaGGCTCTCTGTTTATTTTCCATCATTGGCAAAACTGTTCCCGTGAATTTGGGTTGCTACATCATTGTACCCATTGCTGAGATGGTGTTGGGGATTTTCATGCTAATTGTCTTTACAATGGGATTGGAAAAGACTTCCTTTGAGGTCCACTGGCTTTTTTGTGT from Alosa alosa isolate M-15738 ecotype Scorff River chromosome 4, AALO_Geno_1.1, whole genome shotgun sequence carries:
- the LOC125292778 gene encoding proteolipid protein 2-like, whose product is MAELAGTQSVDVTINYLKTRKGMTMAGEIALCLFSIIGKTVPVNLGCYIIVPIAEMVLGIFMLIVFTMGLEKTSFEVHWLFCDLLRVVTGSVLLLITSIRCFIILIASSVMMLLMGEVFALCAGCLFGYDAFLVYSTIKNKNTSTTGQDPSDQYPSGQDEQS